A stretch of DNA from Streptomyces sp. NBC_01197:
CCGCCGGGCGTACGGCGATTGCGGAGGATCAGGGTGGGGACCACGCAGCTGGAATCGGTGCCGGAGCCGAAGTACTGGCACCTCAAGTCCGTGCTCACCGAGGCGCTGGACTCGGAATTCGCGGTCGGGGAGATCCTGCCCAACGAGCGTGAACTGGCCGCTCGCTTCGGCGTCGCGCGCGCCACGCTGCGCCAGGCACTGGAACAGCTGGAGCTGGAAGGGCGTCTGCAGCGCCGCCGCGGGGTCGGCACCACGGTGGCCCCGCCGCGCGTCGGTGTCGACGTGTCGACTTCGCAGCAGACCTGGCCCGGTGCGGCGGACGACGCCTGGCAGCCCGTCGAGTGCGGCAGCACCGCCCCGCCGGCCGCCGTGGCCCGGCTGCTCGACGCGGACAGCGACGACGCGGTGCACACCGTGCGCAGGATCAGGATGACGCAGGGGCAGTCCGTCGCCACGGAGCTGCTGTACGTACCGGTTGCCTCCGTGCCCGAACTGTCCGCCATAGAAGCTCCGTCGGGCCCGGCCCGTGCGCGCGCCGTCCTGCGTGAGCTCCAGCATCTCGACCTTGACGGCCAGGACCGCGCAGTCGAACTCGGTTCGGCCCGCGCCGACGACGCCAAGGAACTCGACCGGCTGCCCGGTGCTCCGGTGCTCGTCGTCACCACCCGGTACATCGCGGGCGGCAGGACGGTCGCGGTGTCGGTGGCCACCTACCGGGCTGACACCTGCCGGCTCACCTTCGGTGACTCGGGCGACCTGGAGATCAGCGACCAGCTGCCCGGCGGCAAGAAAGCCTCCTGATCCGGACGTCCATCGTCCGGACCGAGCTGGCCCCAGCCGTCCGTTGTCCTTGCCCCCGGAGCCATCCCGTGACGGGTTCCGTCGCCGCGATGGTGTGACCGGTCCGCCGCCGCAATGGCGTGACGGGGCCCGTCGTCGCGATCAGCGGCGCGCCGTCACCGTGCCCTCCACCGCGAAGAGTTCCTCCTCCACGTGGTCGAGCGCCAGCCGCAGCGCGCCCGTCGCCACTGCGGCCTCACCGAGCACGGACAGCGCGACCCGGGGCGGACGGAGGCAGTAGCGCGCCAACTCGCCCCGCAGCGGCTCCAGTACCCCGTCGAGCCCGGCCGCCCAGCCGCCGATCACCACGAGCTCGGGGTCGAGCGCCAGCACCAGCGCCGCCACATCGTGGACCAGCCGCTGAATGAACCGCTCCACGGCGGCCCGGGCCCGCGTGTCGCCCTCCTTGGCATGAGTGAAGACCTCGGCGACCGCATGCTCGTCCAGCGGGTGGAGCGGCTCGTCGGTCGTGGAGAGCAGCTTCTCGGGGCGGACTCCGCGGCCCAGCAGATGCAGCGCGCCGATCTCGCCCGCCGCGCCGCCGAAACCGCGGTGCAACCGCCCGCCGATCAGCGAACCCGCACCGGGACTCAGTCCGGCGAGCACGAAAACGATGTCGTCGGAATCGGTCGCGGCGCCCTTCCAGTGTTCGGCCACGGCCGCCGCGTTGGCGTCGTTCTCGACCAGGACCGGGCAGCGGAACGACCGCCGCAGCCGCTCGCCCAGCGCGAGCCCGGTCCACTCGGGAAGCGCCGTGCCGAGCCGGACTGTGCCGTCGGCCTCCACGATTCCCGGGCTGCCGACCCCGACAGCGCGCAGCGTGCTGCGCGCGACTCCGGCCCGGCGCAGCACATCGGCCACCGTGCTCCGTACTCGCTCCAGCCGCTCGTCCGCGGACGCCGTCTCCGGCACCTTGCGGGAACCGGCGCCGATGATCTCGCCATCGAGGCCTGAGAGCAGGGCGGCGACCCGGTGCGGGCCGATCTCGATGCCGAGCAGATGCCCGGCCTCCGCACGGAAACGGAACCGCCGTGCCGGACGCCCCTGCCGTCGGGTCTCCCCCTCCTCCTCGGGGGCGTCCTCGACGACGAGGCCGGCCGAGATCAGTCCTTCGATCACGCCTTCGACCGTCGGCCGCGAAAGGCCGGTGATGCGGGTGAGATCCGTCAGGGTCGGGAACACTTCGCCGCGCAGTGCGTGCAGCACCACGGAGGAGTTGATCCGTCGCAGCAACGAGGGATCCCCGCCGGTCAGCTGCCCCAACGTCTGTCCTCCCAGCTCAGCTCGTGCGTGTGTGCCGGATGGTACCGGGTGACAGGTCGGGCGGCGAGTGGCTGCCGGGACGGTGGCGGGTCAGGCGGGCGCGACGAACCCCGACTCGTACGCGGCAATCACCGCTTGCGTACGGTCGCGAGCTCCCAGTTTCGCCAGCACAGCGCTGACGTGGGACTTCACCGTCTCGACACCGATGATCAGCTGGGCTGCGATCTCCGCGTTCGACAGGCCGCGTGCCATCAGCCGGAGCACTGCGGCTTCCCGTTCGGTGAGAGCCGCCCGGTCCAGTGCTTCTCGCGCCGCGCTGTTGCCGTACTCGGCGGCGAGCGCTCGGACCGCTGCCGGGAAGAGCAGCGACTCTCCCTCGGCGATCAGCCGCACCGCGTGGACGATCTCAGCCGGCCGGGCCCGCTTCAGCAGGAACCCGTCCGCCCCCGCGCGCAGCGCCTGATAGACGTACTCGTCGTTCTCGAAAGTCGTCACGACCAGGATCTTCGGCGGCGGCTGAACGGTCCGCAGTACTGCCCGGGTGGCCGCGATGCCGTCCAGCAGGGGCATCCGCACATCCATAGCCACCACATCGGGGCGCAACTGGCGCACCAGCGGCACCACGGCCGCACCGTCAGCGGCCTCGCCCACCACCTGAATGTCGCCCTGGGCCTCAAGTACGGCGCGCAGGCCGGCACGTACGAGAGGTTCATCGTCGACAAGCAGCACAGAGATCGGCACCCCGTCAGCCTAGGCCGTCGAGCGGCAACCGTGCATATACCCTCCAATCGCCTCCGTGCGGACCCGTCTCCGCTGTACCACCGAGCAGCGCCGCGCGCTCCCGTATGCCACGCAACCCGCTCCCGCCACTGGACCGTCCAGCCGAACTGTTCAGCGGATTGGTCACCTCCAGGCTGAGCTGCCCGGCAACGACAGAGATCCGTACCCGCACCGGCACCGGGCCGGAGTGACGCAGCACGTTGGTCAACGCCTCCTGCAGCATGCGGTATCCCTCGCGTGAGATCGGACCGGGCACCAGCTCCACCGGACCACTCACCTCGGCATCCACTTTCGCGCCCGAGCTGCGAGCCGACTCCAGAAGCCGGTCCGCCTCGCTGAGCGACGGGCGCTGCCCCAGCGGGGTCGCCGACTCGCGCAGGATGAGCAGCACGCGCTCCAGATCTTCCAATGCCTCCCGTCCCGTCTCCTCGATGGCGGCCAGGGCCCGGTCGGTGAAGACCGGGTCGTTCGCGGCCCGCGCCGCACCTGCCTGCACCACGGCCACGGTGAGGGCGTGCCCAATGGAGTCGTGCAACTCCCTCGCGATGCGGTTCCGTTCGAGGAGTTGCTCCGTACGCTCCTCCAGCGCGGTCAGCCGCTGTCCCTGCGAAGGGCCGAGCAGCAGGCGGGCGACGGTTGTGATCAGTGCGCCGGAAGCGACCACACAGACCGGTATCGCCACGATCGGCAGTGGTGCGAGAAGGGAGCACCACCAGGGCGCGGCATCGAAGAGCCTGAGGGCGAGGTAGAGCAGCTGCACGGGAGCAATCGCCCCCAGGACGCTGGAGGCCAGCCGCGCTTCGAGCCACAGCACGGTACGCCAGCGGTCTGCCCATGTCAGAGACGGGGCGACCGAGATGGATGCCTCGGGCCGTCCCCGTTCGTCAGGCGTGAGCAGCAACTGGGCCTGCAGCGACTCCTCCAGCCGGACGGCAGGGATCAGTCCGAGCGGAATGACCAGGAACACCGGCAAGTAGAACTGCTTCATGTTGATGAACAGCCACACGGCGACGAACGCGAGTGGCACACAGACATGCAGCCATCGTGTGTAGGTGACCGGGCGCAGCAGTGGCCGAATGAGGCGGAACATGCCGTAATCGTGCCAGCCGGTCACACTCCGGCGGCTCCCCCGCATGGGGGAGCCGGTCCCCCCGGGCGGGGGAAGTCACTGACAGTGGACCACCGGGAAGGTGGACCCATGACCAGTATCGAAGTCTGCGAACTCACCAAGGATTACGGTTCGAAGCGGGCAGTGGACGGGCTCTCGTTCGCCGTCCTGCCCGGCCGGGTCACCGGCTTCCTCGGGCCGAACGGCGCGGGCAAGTCCACGACCATGCGGCTGGTCCTCGGCCTCGACCGCCCTTCCTCAGGCGCTGCCACCGTCGGTGGACGGCGGTATGCGGAAGCCGGAGAGCCGCTGCGGCTGGCGGGCGCGCTCCTCGACGCGAATGCCGCGCACGGTGCGCGCACCGCACGCGATCACCTGCTGGCTCTGGCCGTTACCCATCGCATGGGGCGACGGCGCGTTGACGAAGTGCTGGAGGAGGCGGGTATCGCGAGCGTT
This window harbors:
- a CDS encoding GntR family transcriptional regulator, coding for MGTTQLESVPEPKYWHLKSVLTEALDSEFAVGEILPNERELAARFGVARATLRQALEQLELEGRLQRRRGVGTTVAPPRVGVDVSTSQQTWPGAADDAWQPVECGSTAPPAAVARLLDADSDDAVHTVRRIRMTQGQSVATELLYVPVASVPELSAIEAPSGPARARAVLRELQHLDLDGQDRAVELGSARADDAKELDRLPGAPVLVVTTRYIAGGRTVAVSVATYRADTCRLTFGDSGDLEISDQLPGGKKAS
- a CDS encoding ROK family protein, yielding MGQLTGGDPSLLRRINSSVVLHALRGEVFPTLTDLTRITGLSRPTVEGVIEGLISAGLVVEDAPEEEGETRRQGRPARRFRFRAEAGHLLGIEIGPHRVAALLSGLDGEIIGAGSRKVPETASADERLERVRSTVADVLRRAGVARSTLRAVGVGSPGIVEADGTVRLGTALPEWTGLALGERLRRSFRCPVLVENDANAAAVAEHWKGAATDSDDIVFVLAGLSPGAGSLIGGRLHRGFGGAAGEIGALHLLGRGVRPEKLLSTTDEPLHPLDEHAVAEVFTHAKEGDTRARAAVERFIQRLVHDVAALVLALDPELVVIGGWAAGLDGVLEPLRGELARYCLRPPRVALSVLGEAAVATGALRLALDHVEEELFAVEGTVTARR
- a CDS encoding response regulator transcription factor, with protein sequence MPISVLLVDDEPLVRAGLRAVLEAQGDIQVVGEAADGAAVVPLVRQLRPDVVAMDVRMPLLDGIAATRAVLRTVQPPPKILVVTTFENDEYVYQALRAGADGFLLKRARPAEIVHAVRLIAEGESLLFPAAVRALAAEYGNSAAREALDRAALTEREAAVLRLMARGLSNAEIAAQLIIGVETVKSHVSAVLAKLGARDRTQAVIAAYESGFVAPA
- a CDS encoding sensor histidine kinase; translation: MFRLIRPLLRPVTYTRWLHVCVPLAFVAVWLFINMKQFYLPVFLVIPLGLIPAVRLEESLQAQLLLTPDERGRPEASISVAPSLTWADRWRTVLWLEARLASSVLGAIAPVQLLYLALRLFDAAPWWCSLLAPLPIVAIPVCVVASGALITTVARLLLGPSQGQRLTALEERTEQLLERNRIARELHDSIGHALTVAVVQAGAARAANDPVFTDRALAAIEETGREALEDLERVLLILRESATPLGQRPSLSEADRLLESARSSGAKVDAEVSGPVELVPGPISREGYRMLQEALTNVLRHSGPVPVRVRISVVAGQLSLEVTNPLNSSAGRSSGGSGLRGIRERAALLGGTAETGPHGGDWRVYARLPLDGLG